The Zobellia alginiliquefaciens genome contains a region encoding:
- a CDS encoding VOC family protein, whose translation MNTNKEYPKSFSHIGITVPKLEEAVTFYSEVMGWYVIMAPSKVKKEKETAIGQMCIDVFGEDWEEFEIAHMSTSDGVGIELFSFPQGVKEAPDFNPFNTGLFHFCIQDPNIEDLVDKIVAHGGKQRMPIRSYYPNEKPYRMCYVEDSFGIVFEIYSHSYELTYSSGAYTE comes from the coding sequence ATGAACACAAATAAAGAGTATCCAAAATCATTTTCACATATTGGTATTACGGTTCCCAAATTAGAAGAAGCCGTTACATTTTATTCTGAAGTAATGGGGTGGTATGTGATAATGGCTCCATCAAAAGTTAAAAAAGAAAAAGAAACAGCCATTGGCCAGATGTGTATTGATGTTTTTGGTGAAGACTGGGAAGAATTTGAAATTGCCCACATGTCCACTTCCGATGGTGTTGGAATTGAATTATTTTCATTTCCACAGGGGGTTAAAGAGGCACCAGATTTTAATCCGTTCAATACGGGACTATTCCATTTTTGCATACAAGACCCAAACATTGAAGATTTGGTTGATAAAATTGTAGCGCATGGTGGAAAGCAGCGTATGCCCATAAGGTCTTATTACCCCAATGAAAAGCCCTATAGAATGTGTTATGTGGAAGACTCTTTCGGAATTGTTTTTGAAATCTATTCGCACAGTTATGAGTTGACGTATTCTTCCGGGGCATATACGGAGTAA
- a CDS encoding winged helix-turn-helix transcriptional regulator — MNNKNYCPLNHTMNLIGTKWKPIVLFHLLDGPLRSGVLQKKIPGISNKMFTQTVRELEKDGLVMREVFPVVPPKVEYGLTEKGKSLKDILESLDKWGADNSKPALN; from the coding sequence ATGAATAATAAAAATTACTGCCCTTTAAATCACACCATGAATTTAATCGGTACCAAGTGGAAACCAATTGTTCTTTTTCATCTCCTTGATGGGCCATTACGTTCTGGCGTATTACAGAAGAAAATTCCAGGAATATCAAATAAAATGTTTACTCAAACTGTACGTGAACTAGAAAAAGACGGACTGGTCATGAGAGAGGTATTTCCCGTGGTTCCTCCAAAAGTTGAATACGGTTTAACAGAAAAAGGAAAATCACTCAAAGACATCTTAGAAAGTCTGGATAAATGGGGCGCTGACAATAGTAAACCGGCATTAAATTAA